Genomic DNA from Burkholderia plantarii:
TCGAGAGGAGACGGTCGCGGCAGGGCGCCGGCGCGGCACCGCGACGTCGGGAACGACCAGGACACGGAGAAGGCAAGATGACGCAAAACACCACGCGGCGGCTGCGCAGCCAGGAGTGGTTCGACGATCCGGCGCACGCCGACATGACGGCGCTGTACGTCGAGCGTTTCATGAACTACGGGCTGACGCGCGAGGAAATCCAGTCGGGCCGCCCGATCATCGGCATCGCGCAGACGGGCAGCGACCTCGCGCCCTGCAACCGCCATCACATCGCGCTGGCCGAGCGTACCAAGGCCGGCATCCGCGACGCGGGCGGCATCCCGATGGAATTCCCCGTGCATCCGCTCGCCGAGCAGAGCCGCCGGCCCACCGCCGCGCTCGACCGCAACCTCGCCTACCTCGGCCTCGTGGAAGTGCTGCACGGCTTCCCGCTCGACGGCGTGGTGCTGACCACCGGCTGCGACAAGACCACCCCGGCCTGCCTGATGGCGGCCGCCACCGTGGACATGCCGGCCATCGTGCTGTCCGGCGGCCCGATGCTCGACGGCTGGCACCAGGGCAAGCGGGTCGGCTCGGGCACCGTGATCTGGCATGCGCGCAACCTGCTCGCGGCCGGCGAGATCGACTACGAAGGCTTCATGGAGCTGACCACGGCCTCGTCGCCGTCGATCGGCCACTGCAACACGATGGGCACCGCGCTGTCGATGAACAGCCTCGCCGAGGCGCTCGGCATGTCGCTGCCGGGCTGCGCGAGCATTCCGGCCGCCTACCGCGAGCGCGGCCAGATGGCCTACGCCACCGGCAAGCGGATCGTCGACCTCGTGCGCGAGGACGTGCGGCCGTCGCAGATCATGACCAAGCCGGCCTTCGAGAACGCGATCGTGATCGCCTCGGCGCTCGGCGCGTCCACCAACTGCCCGCCGCACCTGATCGCGATCGCGCGCCACGTGGGCGTGGAGCTGTCGCTCGACGACTGGCAGCGCGTGGGCGAGGCGGTGCCGCTGATCGTCAACTGCATGCCGGCCGGTGACTATCTCGGCGAGAGCTTCCACCGCGCGGGCGGCGTGCCGGCCGTGTTCCACGAGCTGTCGAAAGCGGGCCTCGTGCATCGCGACTGCCGCACCGTGTCCGGCGACACGATCGGCCGGATCGCGGACCGCTCGGCCACCTCGGACCGCGACGTGATCCGCACCACCGACGCGCCGCTCAAGCACGGCGCCGGCTTCATGGTGCTGTCGGGCAACTTCTTCGACAGCGCGATCATGAAGATGTCGGTGGTGGGCGAGGCGTTCCGCCAGAC
This window encodes:
- a CDS encoding IlvD/Edd family dehydratase; this encodes MTQNTTRRLRSQEWFDDPAHADMTALYVERFMNYGLTREEIQSGRPIIGIAQTGSDLAPCNRHHIALAERTKAGIRDAGGIPMEFPVHPLAEQSRRPTAALDRNLAYLGLVEVLHGFPLDGVVLTTGCDKTTPACLMAAATVDMPAIVLSGGPMLDGWHQGKRVGSGTVIWHARNLLAAGEIDYEGFMELTTASSPSIGHCNTMGTALSMNSLAEALGMSLPGCASIPAAYRERGQMAYATGKRIVDLVREDVRPSQIMTKPAFENAIVIASALGASTNCPPHLIAIARHVGVELSLDDWQRVGEAVPLIVNCMPAGDYLGESFHRAGGVPAVFHELSKAGLVHRDCRTVSGDTIGRIADRSATSDRDVIRTTDAPLKHGAGFMVLSGNFFDSAIMKMSVVGEAFRQTYLSEPGSENAFEARAIVFDGPEDYHARINDPSLEIDQHCILVIRGTGTVGYPGSAEVVNMAPPAALVRDGITSLPTLGDGRQSGTSASPSILNMSPEAAVGGGLALLRTGDRIRVDLNARKVDVLVDEAELARRRETAGFSVPPSQTPWQELYRQTVGQLSTGGCLEPATLYLKVIETRGNPRHSH